From the genome of Lotus japonicus ecotype B-129 chromosome 6, LjGifu_v1.2, one region includes:
- the LOC130725807 gene encoding F-box/kelch-repeat protein At3g23880-like: protein MDILSRLSVKSLMRFKLVCKSFNSLISSTYFVKLHLRQSSAPNANPLVIFFPPYNDADHISSLHVKSFLKTPPPTVAEEVQFLRSNWKDRYLTIGSCDGLVCMIGTQDTSDEQQLFWVCFWNPAMKSTSQKMFQAMKSTSQMFQAMKSTSQKMFQTMPPNDDELSYLFVYCGFGYDYVSDTYKVLVLMRNQYAMVFNMGGNSWRCVGCFPPDLTPIEEGKNIFGVHLNGTLNWIVINKINENNYVGNNEWVDFDSEWDNFEWDNGSCMILSFDLNKEEFVRLVLPDTPHKFRSPHLGVLDECLCVSHNDGENFVIWQMKKFGIHESWTKLLSISNDKDLEPRDFPIPFFFPIYRFDKGDFLILPEDFLYNPRTKRLSPLETTYRVFKSCATICCESLISPY, encoded by the coding sequence TCACGTCTCTCTGTGAAATCCTTGATGCGGTTCAAGTTGGTGTGCAAATCATTCAACTCTCTCATCTCCAGCACCTACTTTGTGAAGCTACACCTTCGCCAATCCTCGGCTCCAAACGCCAACCCACTTGTAATATTCTTCCCTCCATATAACGACGCCGATCACATCTCATCTTTGCATGTCAAATCCTTTCTCAAAACCCCTCCTCCAACCGTTGCTGAAGAAGTGCAGTTCTTACGCTCCAATTGGAAAGACAGATACTTGACAATAGGTTCCTGTGATGGGTTGGTGTGCATGATTGGAACCCAAGACACATCTGATGAACAGCAACTTTTTTGGGTTTGTTTCTGGAATCCCGCCATGAAGTCAACATCTCAAAAGATGTTCCAAGCCATGAAGTCAACATCTCAAATGTTCCAAGCCATGAAGTCAACATCTCAAAAGATGTTCCAAACCATGCCGCCTAACGATGATGAGTTATCCTATCTCTTTGTCTATTGCGGGTTTGGCTATGATTACGTGAGTGACACTTACAAGGTGTTAGTCCTAATGAGAAACCAGTATGCGATGGTTTTTAATATGGGTGGCAATAGTTGGAGATGTGTTGGATGTTTCCCACCTGATCTTACCCCTATAGAGGAGGGTAAGAACATATTTGGAGTTCACTTGAATGGGACTCTTAATTGGATAgtcattaataaaattaatgagAACAATTATGTGGGAAACAATGAGTGGGTGGATTTTGATTCTGAGTGGGACAATTTTGAGTGGGACAATGGCTCATGCATGATTCTTTCTTTTGATTTGAATAAGGAGGAGTTTGTGAGGTTGGTGTTGCCTGATACGCCCCATAAGTTCCGTTCTCCACATCTGGGGGTTTTGGATGAATGCCTCTGCGTTTCTCACAATGACGGAGAAAATTTTGTAATTTGGCAGATGAAGAAGTTTGGAATTCATGAGTCTTGGACTAAATTGCTCAGCATTAGTAATGATAAAGATCTTGAACCTCGTGACTTCCCGATACCCTTTTTCTTTCCTATCTATAGGTTCGACAAGGGTGATTTCCTCATCTTGCCAGAAGATTTCCTCTACAACCCCAGAACTAAAAGATTGAGTCCTCTTGAAACAACTTACCGCGTATTTAAATCATGTGCCACGATTTGCTGTGAAAGCTTAATTTCACCTTATTAA
- the LOC130727025 gene encoding uncharacterized protein LOC130727025, producing the protein MWTLAVLFCHDIPETIDHVLLACPVTSRWWFAMVSGLQVQPDSTVMSLLQQVFELHDSSLEALCVSVLWVIWEARNRCVFQGVEPRVDDLVTRLKLMAAPPRTTASVRQRILPATWHRPEQDIIKMNFDGSWKEDREAGFGCVARNDQGLVMAAATTFPIDAPSPLIAEALAFRWTLSLASDLFFMEIALETDCLQLFDAWNKPLHGASYFISILRDCKDLVSRFNSFSLSFVRRSGNTVADHLAKNSSKYPNYVWIEEVPPDCIRLVDSDVTAAMTT; encoded by the coding sequence ATGTGGACGCTAGCTGTCCTTTTTTGCCATGACATTCCTGAAACGATCGACCATGTGCTTCTGGCATGCCCGGTTACATCACGATGGTGGTTCGCGATGGTGAGTGGCTTGCAGGTGCAGCCCGATAGCACGGTAATGAGTTTGTTGCAGCAAGTTTTTGAGCTTCATGACAGCAGCTTGGAAGCTTTGTGTGTATCGGTTTTGTGGGTGATTTGGGAAGCAAGGAACAGGTGTGTTTTCCAAGGGGTGGAGCCGCGAGTTGATGATTTGGTGACTCGATTAAAGTTGATGGCGGCACCACCGCGCACAACAGCTTCAGTTCGACAGAGGATTCTTCCGGCAACATGGCACCGACCAGAGCAGGACATCATTAAGATGAACTTTGACGGTTCATGGAAGGAAGATCGAGAGGCTGGGTTTGGTTGTGTGGCTCGCAATGATCAGGGACTAGTTATGGCAGCTGCGACGACATTCCCCATTGATGCGCCTTCGCCTTTGATCGCTGAAGCTTTGGCCTTTCGTTGGACACTTTCACTCGCCTCTGATTTGTTCTTCATGGAGATTGCTTTGGAAACGGATTGTCTTCAACTGTTTGATGCTTGGAATAAGCCACTGCATGGTGcttcttattttatttcaattcttAGAGATTGTAAGGATTTGGTTTCCCGCTTTAATAGTTTTAGTTTATCTTTTGTTCGCCGATCCGGAAACACTGTAGCTGATCACTTAGCTAAGAACTCCTCAAAGTACCCCAactatgtttggattgaggaggttcCGCCGGATTGTATTCGTTTGGTTGATTCTGATGTAACTGCCGCTATGACCACTTAa
- the LOC130722890 gene encoding phospho-2-dehydro-3-deoxyheptonate aldolase 2, chloroplastic-like, with amino-acid sequence MALATSSSLIAFNLKPSLSTPPQRRRSFVVSSSAASAPISTAWNVESWRQKKAVQLPEYPDQTELDQVLETLSTFPPIVFAGEARSLEEKLAQAAMGNAFLLQGGDCAESFKEFSANNIRDTFRLILQMGVVLMFGGQMPIIKVGRMAGQFAKPRSDAFEEKNGVKLPSYRGDNVNGDTFDAASRIPDPKRMIRAYTQSVATLNLLRAFATGGYAAMQRVNEWNLDFMERSEQGDRYRELAHRVDEALGFMGAAGLTPEHSIMTTTDFWTSHECLLLPYEQALTREDSTSGLHYDCSAHMVWVGERTRQLDGAHVEFLRGVANPLGIKVSDKMVPDELVKLIDILNPKNKPGRITVIVRMGAENMRVKLPHLIRAVRGAGQIVTWVSDPMHGNTIKAPSGLKTRSFDSIRAELRAFFDVHDQEGSYPGGVHLEMTGQNVTECVGGSRAVTFDDLSSRYHTHCDPRLNASQSLELAFAIAERLRKRRMNSLQSLA; translated from the exons atGGCTCTGGCCACGTCTTCATCCCTAATCGCCTTCAATCTCAAACCTTCCCTTTCCACTCCTCCGCAACGACGCAGATCCTTCGTCGTTTCAAGCTCCGCGGCGAGTGCTCCAATTTCCACCGCTTGGAATGTCGAGAGTTGGCGGCAGAAGAAGGCGGTGCAGCTTCCAGAGTATCCAGATCAAACTGAGCTTGATCAAGTCCTCGAAACCCTCTCCACGTTCCCCCCTATTGTCTTCGCCGGTGAAGCCAGGAGTCTCGAGGAGAAGCTCGCTCAGGCTGCCATGGGCAACGCTTTTCTCCTCCAGGGTGGGGATTGTGCTGAGAGCTTCAAGGAATTCAGTGCCAATAACATTCGTGATACTTTCCGTCTCATTCTTCAAATGGGGGTTGTTCTGATGTTTGGTGGACAAATGCCTATTATCAAG GTGGGGAGAATGGCGGGTCAGTTTGCGAAGCCGAGATCAGATGCATTTGAGGAGAAAAATGGAGTGAAGCTGCCAAGTTACAGGGGTGACAATGTGAATGGTGACACATTTGATGCGGCATCTAGAATTCCTGATCCAAAGAGGATGATAAGAGCCTACACCCAGTCTGTGGCTACTCTCAACCTCTTGCGGGCGTTTGCCACCGGAGGTTATGCTGCCATGCAGAGGGTCAACGAATGGAATCTTGATTTCATGGAGCGCAGCGAACAGGGGGATAG GTACCGTGAATTGGCTCATCGGGTGGATGAGGCTCTTGGCTTCATGGGTGCTGCCGGGCTCACACCTGAGCATTCGATCATGACTACGACAGACTTTTGGACCTCTCATGAGTGTTTGCTTCTCCCCTATGAACAAGCACTTACTAGGGAGGATTCTACTTCTGGCCTTCATTATGATTGCTCAGCTCACATGGTATGGGTTGGGGAACGTACCCGTCAACTTGATGGTGCTCATGTTGAATTCTTGAGAGGAGTTGCCAATCCACTTGGCATCAAG GTGAGTGATAAGATGGTTCCTGATGAACTGGTTAAGCTGATAGATATTCTGAACCCTAAAAACAAGCCTGGAAGAATTACAGTGATAGTTAGAATGGGAGCTGAGAATATGCGAGTGAAGCTTCCACATCTTATCAGGGCAGTACGCGGAGCTGGTCAAATTGTCACTTGGGTCAGTGATCCCATGCATGGGAACACCATCAAAGCTCCATCTGGACTTAAAACCCGTTCTTTTGATTCAATAAGG GCTGAGTTGAGAGCATTCTTTGATGTCCACGACCAAGAAGGAAGCTACCCAGGTGGGGTTCATTTGGAAATGACTGGGCAGAACGTGACTGAATGTGTTGGAGGCTCAAGGGCTGTAACTTTTGATGACTTGAGCTCGCGCTACCACACTCACTGTGATCCAAGACTTAatgcttctcaatctcttgaGCTTGCATTTGCCATTGCAGAGAGGTTACGCAAGAGAAGGATGAATTCCTTGCAATCTCTAGCCTGA